From Myxocyprinus asiaticus isolate MX2 ecotype Aquarium Trade chromosome 10, UBuf_Myxa_2, whole genome shotgun sequence, the proteins below share one genomic window:
- the fzd5 gene encoding frizzled-5: MLLEQLSMRKPADKHHFAMATSGMHLVGIWLRVLLLSQLSRLGDAASKDIVCEPITVPMCKGIGYNHTYMPNQFNHDTQEEVGLEVHQFWPLVRIRCSPDLLFFLCSMYTPICLQDYKKPLPPCRSVCERAKRGCSPLMIQYGFEWPERMSCEQLPMLGDADLLCMDQNSSETTTLSPSFPKPTPKGTPRHRATAKSALPQKCDRECRCRDPLVAIRKEVHPLYNRVHTGSLPNCALPCHQPYFSQDERTFTTFWIGLWSVLCFVSTLTTVATFLIDMERFKYPERPIIFLAACYLFVSLGYIVRLLAGHERVACEGSGDQQHILYDTTGPALCTLVFLLIYLFGMASSIWWVVLSFTWFLAAGMKWGNEAIAGYSQYFHLAAWLVPSVKSIAVLALSSVDGDPVAGICYVGNQSLESLRGFVLAPLVVYLFTGSLFLLAGFVSLFRIRSVIKQGGTKTDKLEKLMIRIGLFTVLYTVPATIVVACLVYEQHYRSGWERALACSCPSERQRLGMGPDYAVFMLKYFMYLVVGITSGVWIWSGKTLESWRCFVARYVPCRTQKPPVSGSSMYSEASTALTAQAGTAPTGTYHKSAPSSHV, encoded by the exons ATGCTGCTGGAGCAATTAAG tatgagGAAACCTGCAGATAAGCATCATTTCGCCATGGCGACCTCAGGGATGCACCTGGTTGGGATTTGGCTACGTGTTCTGCTGCTTTCTCAACTGTCTCGGCTCGGTGACGCTGCCTCTAAGGATATAGTGTGCGAGCCCATCACTGTACCAATGTGCAAAGGCATCGGATACAATCACACCTACATGCCCAACCAGTTCAATCATGACACCCAGGAGGAAGTTGGATTGGAGGTGCACCAGTTCTGGCCACTTGTCCGGATTCGTTGCTCCCCGGATTTGCTTTTCTTCCTCTGCAGTATGTACACCCCCATATGCCTTCAGGACTACAAAAAGCCCCTGCCACCGTGCAGATCTGTGTGTGAGAGGGCAAAGAGAGGTTGCTCCCCACTAATGATCCAGTATGGGTTCGAATGGCCGGAACGGATGAGTTGCGAGCAGCTGCCCATGCTGGGTGATGCTGATCTGCTTTGTATGGACCAGAACAGCAGTGAGACCACAACTCTGTCTCCTTCCTTCCCCAAACCCACCCCCAAAGGAACGCCAAGGCATAGAGCCACAGCGAAATCTGCACTGCCGCAGAAGTGTGATCGTGAGTGCCGTTGCCGAGACCCCCTGGTGGCCATCAGAAAAGAAGTACACCCTCTATATAACCGTGTACATACTGGCTCTTTGCCCAACTGTGCTTTACCTTGCCACCAGCCCTACTTTTCCCAGGATGAGCGCACCTTCACGACTTTCTGGATTGGCCTGTGGTCGGTGCTGTGCTTTGTCTCCACGCTCACCACTGTGGCCACATTTCTCATTGACATGGAGCGTTTCAAATATCCTGAGCGGCCCATTATCTTCCTGGCTGCTTGTTATCTTTTTGTGTCGCTGGGTTATATTGTACGACTGCTCGCAGGCCATGAGCGGGTGGCTTGTGAGGGCTCTGGCGATCAACAGCACATCCTCTATGACACTACGGGTCCAGCCCTTTGTACATTGGTCTTCCTGCTCATATACTTATTTGGAATGGCCAGCTCCATTTGGTGGGTGGTGCTCTCCTTCACCTGGTTCCTGGCTGCTGGAATGAAATGGGGAAATGAGGCCATTGCAGGGTACTCCCAGTATTTCCACCTCGCTGCCTGGCTCGTGCCTAGTGTCAAGTCCATTGCTGTGCTCGCTTTAAGCTCGGTGGATGGCGACCCTGTGGCTGGCATCTGTTACGTTGGCAACCAGAGCCTGGAGAGCCTGCGTGGCTTTGTGTTGGCACCACTGGTTGTTTACCTCTTCACTGGCTCCCTCTTCCTGCTCGCTGGCTTCGTTTCACTCTTCCGAATCCGTAGTGTCATTAAGCAGGGAGGAACTAAGACTGACAAACTGGAGAAGCTAATGATACGGATTGGGCTTTTTACCGTCCTTTACACAGTGCCCGCAACTATTGTGGTTGCGTGCCTGGTGTATGAGCAACATTACAGGTCAGGTTGGGAGAGGGCACTGGCCTGTTCTTGCCCGTCCGAGCGCCAGCGGCTGGGCATGGGTCCGGACTATGCTGTCTTCATGCTAAAGTATTTCATGTATCTGGTGGTGGGCATTACCTCAGGTGTATGGATCTGGTCAGGGAAGACTCTGGAATCGTGGAGGTGCTTTGTGGCACGTTATGTCCCCTGTAGAACCCAAAAGCCACCCGTATCGGGCTCGTCCATGTACAGTGAGGCCAGTACTGCCCTCACAGCCCAAGCCGGAACAGCACCCACTGGGACCTACCACAAATCAGCACCCTCATCACATGTCTGA